tttaactgggagtCCTGCATTTTATCTGGCAATACTACCTCAGAAGTACTCCTGCTCTCCTGGTGACCTACTCCTCCCCTGCCCAAGTGAGGAGTGGTCCCTTGCAGAAAAAATTCACAAGTTGCTGGTCTTGTCCCTAACCTAGGAGTTGTCAGCAAGTGGCTACACCTCCTAAGGGCTCCTCCCATAGGCACCCAGGCACCCAAGTCCTCCAGCCGGGCTACTCCCACTGAGAGTGCTCAGAGTGAAGAACGGGGATCCAGCAATTTAAAGGGGATCACAGAATGACTCCAAATGGGATCCATGGAAACTGCCCTGCCCCCGCTGTGGGGAGCAACCCTCTTCTTGCCCCTAGTCCCCAGCTCCACAGGAGTGGGGGGGCAGGCCTCCCCACAGGGGATCTCTGGGCCCATTCCTCCGCCCAGCCCCTGCCTgagccttgctgcttttaatgagCTCCATGGGGACCCTGGCGCCCCACGAACCCAAGGGACATGCCCTGAGTGAGGCCTAGATGGGGGGAGgtggtttgggggagggagaaagaaagggcagagaaaggaaagaaagagacagatgtagaaagacagagagaatggagagaaaaggagagatggTAGGGAGGGAAAATGGACAGAGCCAGGAAAAAAGAGAGACGAggcagaggaaaagaaagcagtGGATATGGAGAGAACCAGAGAGAGACAGctacaaagacagaaagaaaccaggagagacacagagagagcctGAGGGGACAGCAAGGCCCGGAAATAGTAGGGATGTTGTGTGGTGGAGGGTCCAGGCCAAGGAACTGAATCCCAGGTCTCAGGGAGACTGGGTCCCTGCGGGGTGGCTTTTTCGAAGCTGTTAcaggctggggagtggggaaaaggggaaacggggaaaaggagaggagagcagAAAAGGAGTCGGCCCAAGGCAGGGAGGCCGAGGCCGGCCAGCGGCTGGGTCAGGGGGCTGCGCTGGGGGCAAAGAGGCTGTTGAGCCCAGATTTGGTCGGTGCCCCAGGCCCCGCACTCTCGCCCCCAGCTCCCCAGACAGATCGCGGTTCCCCAGGATCGGGTCCGGGGAGGAGCAAGGGGacgaggggagggggaggaccaagctttctctctccttttttttttttttcctctcaattaGGCCGATTCAATGGAGCTAAAGAGCTCGTAAAATCATGAATAATTTACTCGTGATCTGTTATTAACCCATCGGGTTTCGAGCTCTTGTCGCTGGGACTGAACCTGTAATCAAATCTGACTTCGCCTCATTTTACTAAAGACTAGATTGTAGGTTCAATTGTCTATATAATGGATTGGAATCAAATCAGTAATTACGCcgccaggcacacacacacacagaaagctggggctgggggaggcccGGGCATCCGGCCGGTCCGCGCGGGACTCCCGTGGCCGCGGCGCGCAAACCCGGGCGCAAAGCGTGCGGCCCGGGCCCTTCACGGTCTCCGGCGGCCTTGTCTGTGACCCCGGCCGGCGGGCAGCCACGCTCCGGGGTGGGGTAGGTTTCAGTTCCGCCTCCGGGACCTGGGCTGCGCTCTCGGACCAGAGGGGCAGCCAGAGGAGGACCGCCGCGGCCATCGCCCCGGAAGGACTTTCCGACCCTGCGGCCCCGCCGCTCTGACTGCCCTTCCCTAAGCAAAGGGCCGGGCGCACCGACGGCGCCCCCTCGCCACTCTGCCCGAGCTCACCGCGCGGTAGTGAGGTGCAGCCGCTCCTCCACCGGACTGTCCCCCACAGCGATGGGCTTTGCAGGGGGTCCGTGTGGCTGGGCCCCTGGGTGCGGGACACTCACACAAACAAGCTCGAGTCCTCACAGTAAGAATCACGCACacaacgcacacacacacttgcccGGACACACCTCCGAAATCTCACCCTCCACGGGGCCCTCTTTCCAGTCCCAGCGACCCCGCGGCCCACACTGCGGCCATTTCTCTCCTGCCAGCGCCGGGAGGGGACGGAGGGGGACAGCAGCCAGACCGGGGGAGGCCTGGCCTGGCAGGAGCGGCCAGGGAGGCTCCCCCTTTTCCCAACCTAGTCCCGGGAGTCCCGAGTAAGCGAGCCGCAAAGCCACCGGCGGCACGCAGTGCGCGGTTAAGCCCGGGCCAAGGCCAGAGACGTGAGCGtcgagagagaaagaaacaggaacAGAGAAACGGGAGACGCACGCAGAGAGAGAAAGTGGAGCCTAGAGAgccgaaaggaaaaaaaaggaagagagggaccAAAGAGAAAATGACGAGATGATATGCGTGGAGAAGTCTCGTAGAGATGCCAGTTCCTCTGAAACTCAGCCTCCAGCCACATCTTGCTCGGTGCAGCGCGGCCTCGCCAGGGAAGGCGGCGGAGCAGCAAAAAGCACAAATACACCTCGGTACCTCCCTACCTTTCAGTTGCAAACCCGGCTGCGAACCTGTCTGCCCGGGAAAACATAATCCCGCTCCCAACCACCGCGCGCCCTGTGGCCCAGCCCGCCTGCTGCTTCCTACTGGAGGCCGACCCCACTTGATAAATAGACCGGCTTTGTTTTGGGGGACCTGATCTGGACTCAGTGCGGTCTATTCAGGGTGGTGGGTGACGGGGGATGGAAGTTTTGGAGAGCCGCATCTCTGGTAGagccttcaacaaatattaaatccGCCTCGCAGACCTGGCCGCAGCCACCTCACCATTTACCAGACTGGGGGCTGTATTTTCCTCCCAGCTCcgcacaccaagacacacatgCCCCACCATCACCCAACAAGCAACTTCGTTGGAGCGAACAGGGGATCCCCACCtgcctcccatcccctccccgccccccgccagctCAGATTTTTAAAGATCCAAATAATCCTGACTTCTTCCCCACCACAGCCCTCTCTGCACagttcagtgtttttgttttgttttgtttccacttGTGCATTAGACtaaggggaaaaggaggaagaaaacaaagtctCCGAATCCAATTCTGTCGCAGACGAAATAAAGAAAGTAATTGCAAATAAACTCTATCAAGTTCAGAAGCCCGGGGAGTCATAAACCTTTCCCGGCCTTGCAGACTTTGGGCAGATGTTAATGGTTCAATGTGCCGGGCCTCAGAACCTCCGCAGCTGTCCTGAGCGCGGAGGGATGCGGGAGGGGGCAGAGCCTCTCCCGGAACAACCCGGGGTTCAAAGATGCCGGAAATGCGAAACAAGCCCTCCACCCTACCCTGGCCCAAGGCCAGGCCTACTGGGTCCCAACCCGGGGCGCCGGCTTTGGAGGGTCGCGGCTCTCATCCCAGCGCCCCGCTGTCACCCGGAACTCGGAGGAAGAACCCCGGAGGAAAACCGAGACCTGGCGGAGCAGGAGGATCGTGTGGGACACTACGACCCGCTTTTTCTCAAAGGCTCCTGGGCCCAAGTTTCCCGAGCCTGCCGCACTCAGGACACTTCGCATGACCCCGGCCGCAGGCCAGGCCAAGCTCGGTGCCCGAGGCCACAGCCTGTCCTTTCTCTTGGGACCCCCGCTGCTCTGCTTCACTCATCCATCGCCCCAGATCCTCTCCCTCAGCCATGACAACCTAGAGCCTGTTTGGTGTCGGCTCTGCCTTGTTTTCTCTATCCTTGCactttctgcacagcaaagtgggTAAAAGGCCCAAACCAAAAAGCTGCTTCTAAAAAATTTCTCAGCGACGTGATCCTGCACCCAGAGCATCAAGACCATTAATGCACCCTCTCCTCCCGCTCCAGCCGAGAGCGCATGGGCTGGAGCCCAGGGAGCTAATGTCCCTTCTGCCAGGTCGTCCGGTGGGCCTGGGGAAGCTAAAGGCTGGAGTACCCAGAGTGCTATAAGTATACATGTATAAGACACTGAAATTCACTCGGTTCTTGGCCACTGACGCAGTGCACTTCCCCTTAACCCGTCGGGGCGCTCGGGGCGCCTCGCACTCACCAGCGTTGTAGGCCGCCAGGTCCGCCCCGGGCCCGGGGCTCTTGCGCTTCCTCGGCCGCCCCTTCTGCACCGTGCCCACGCCATTGTAGTAGGGAAGACCCAGAGGGTTGGCCCCGGCTGCACCCAACCCCGCGCTCTTGGCCGCGGCAGCTGCCGCTGCTGCGGCTGCGACATCCGCGTGGTTGAAGTGCGCGGTGTACTCGCCCTGCAGCAGCGCCTCGAAGTGCAAGCGGCAGTAGACCAGGCTGTCCTTCATGCCGAAGTGGTCTCCCGTGGTCAGCATCTTGTTACACGTAGTGCACGTGAAGCAGTTGAGGTGATAGACCAAGTCCCGAGCTCGCATCACCATCTCCGAGGCCGAGATGCCTAGGTGGCAGCGGGCGCAGCGCTGCACAGAGAACCGCCTGTAGGGACCATCGAGGGAGGGACTGTGGGGACACACGGTTGGGTACCCCCCCATATCCCTCCTCCAAGTGCCACTGCTGCCACTGGCGGAACTCCACTCCTCAAGACTGGCAACCAGGTCTTAACTTGGAGGATGGGGGGAAGATGGAACTAGATTTTGGCCCAGGTCTGGTCCTACCCTGAAATATAGTTTCCCTTAACCGTTTTCATGCCTACAAAGACTTTACCCAGAGTCTGAGCAAACCCTAGGAAAGCCTTTGCTCGGGAGTAAGGGGAACTTCCCAGTTACCCCTTCCTCAACCTCTAATCCTGCCCTCCACAGCAGTGCCTGGGCATCCTACAGACGTTTGTAATTTGTAAGAAACACAGAGacgggagagagacagagagagagagacagagagagagagacggagaggaagaaagaaagaaagagggagagagaataagcAGACCTAACCCTAAACCCAGAGAGGAGAACCAAGGAACGTGGAGTCTGTCAGTGATTCCCGTTCTTCAGTCCTGGCCAGCTTTCACTCCCATCTCCAGGAAAGACCCGGAAATGCACCCAATCCAATCCCCCAGCTCTCCCTCCAACTTTGTTCCACACCAGCCTAGACTGCTTGGGTTTAGGGAGGGGGTGCCTGTTTCTGTTCCCTCTAGTCGACCCAAGAAACTTCAAAGGGAGAAGGGTGCAAGGACCCCCAACCCGAGCTTATTTTTGGTCTAAGCTAAGAAGAGGACACtttctgcttttctctgggtCCCTACACTTTGCAGATCTTTCCAAGATTTCCCTCAAATTGCTGTTTAAAAAGGATGTCATCCAATTTGTACTGGCTTGGAGAAGGGAGGACCTAGGTAGGGAACCCTCCCTTGGGACTGGAGGGAAGGCAACCGGAGAAGATTGCATCTGAGATGAGGGGTCCTGGGTGCCCAGGGCAGTGGGTCCCGAGGTGGGGGCTACCTGTAGTAGTCTTCCTTGCAGTAGATGTTTCCATCCTTGCTGAAACAGGTGAGCTCCGACTCCAGGTTGAGCTTGCACTCGCAGCACTTGAGGCAGCGCATGTGCCACTGTTTGTCCACCGCCAGCAGGTAGTAGCGGTCGGAGATCTTGCCCCCGCAGCCGGCGCAGAGCGCAGCGCGGTCACTGCTGATGGACGGCATGGTCTGCGGAGGGAGGGAGGCGCGAGTCCGCAGCGCCTGCGTCAGCCTGCGACCCCGCCGCCACGCCACGGGGAACCGGGCACCCGCAGCTCCCTCCGAGGCTCCAGCTAGCCCTAaacgtgggggtggggggatgggggtgccTGCCAGGGTGTGCGGTGCTCTTCCTGCACCCCAAAAGGCCCATATCCAGGGGGCTCAGGACCCAGGCCCGCCCATGCAGCCCAAGCCGGCCACAGGCCCAGGACCGGCTGCTGGCCTGGATAGATCTTCCTCCTTACTTCTCCCCCTTCCTGTCCCCTCTGCTCTTTTCCCAGAAAGGCTCGTGCTGTGTTTGGGGACCGGGGGCAGCAGTGGCTACTTCAGCCAAGCCCTCCAAAAGCTTCCACCAAACTGTTTCTTAAAGGAGCCACTCTGCTGGGCCCCAGGAAAAGGGGTAAGATGACCATTAAAAGTCACCCTCCCCACAGACTCCTCTCCAGAGACTCGGTGGAGTTCCTGGCCCCTAATCCCAGTGATCT
The window above is part of the Eubalaena glacialis isolate mEubGla1 chromosome 9, mEubGla1.1.hap2.+ XY, whole genome shotgun sequence genome. Proteins encoded here:
- the LHX2 gene encoding LIM/homeobox protein Lhx2 isoform X2, whose protein sequence is MLFHSLSGPEVHGVIDEMDRRAKSEAPAISSAIDRGDTETTMPSISSDRAALCAGCGGKISDRYYLLAVDKQWHMRCLKCCECKLNLESELTCFSKDGNIYCKEDYYRRFSVQRCARCHLGISASEMVMRARDLVYHLNCFTCTTCNKMLTTGDHFGMKDSLVYCRLHFEALLQGEYTAHFNHADVAAAAAAAAAAKSAGLGAAGANPLGLPYYNGVGTVQKGRPRKRKSPGPGADLAAYNAGDCNENDAEHLDRDQPYPSSQKTKRMRTSFKHHQLRTMKSYFAINHNPDAKDLKQLAQKTGLTKRVLQVWFQNARAKFRRNLLRQENTGVDKSTEAALQTGTPSGPASELSNASLSPSSTPTTLTDLTSPTLPTVTSVLTSVPGNLEGHEPHSPSQTTLTNLF